One window of Thalassovita mediterranea genomic DNA carries:
- a CDS encoding N-acetyltransferase: MADPEIKHSESDSGGVFHTTIDGHKAEMTYSKAGTTVMIIDHTGVPEALGGQGVGLKLVEAGIALARERGLKIMPLCPFAKAQFEKHPEWKDVLR; this comes from the coding sequence ATGGCTGATCCTGAAATCAAGCACTCAGAAAGCGATAGCGGCGGGGTCTTCCACACGACCATTGATGGCCACAAGGCCGAGATGACCTACTCCAAGGCAGGCACGACGGTCATGATCATTGATCATACGGGCGTGCCCGAAGCGCTCGGCGGTCAGGGCGTGGGTCTGAAGCTGGTTGAGGCGGGCATTGCCCTTGCGCGCGAGCGCGGGCTGAAAATCATGCCGCTCTGCCCCTTTGCCAAGGCGCAGTTCGAGAAGCACCCGGAATGGAAGGATGTTCTTCGATGA
- a CDS encoding N-acetyltransferase — protein MSDLTLQDDGKQLTTDVEGHELVIRYGWQGDDVMRVDFVGVPSALGGRGLGTKLVGKLVEKARAENFKLVPVCGFARTQIDRHPDWKDVLA, from the coding sequence ATGAGCGACCTCACACTTCAAGATGATGGCAAGCAGCTGACAACGGATGTCGAAGGCCACGAACTTGTCATCCGCTATGGCTGGCAGGGCGATGACGTGATGCGCGTCGACTTTGTCGGTGTGCCATCGGCGCTCGGCGGACGCGGCCTCGGCACGAAGCTGGTCGGCAAGCTGGTTGAGAAAGCCCGAGCAGAGAATTTCAAGCTCGTGCCGGTCTGTGGTTTCGCCCGAACGCAGATCGACAGGCATCCGGACTGGAAGGATGTGCTCGCCTGA
- a CDS encoding YcgN family cysteine cluster protein, which yields MSKPFWETKSLTEMTPQEWESLCDGCAKCCLIKLEDEDSGDVAYTRLHCKLLDADLCRCADYENRKAKVPDCVILTPKSVSELRWMPKSCAYRRVHEGRGLEDWHHLVCGDRQRIHEVGKSIMGQTVSEETVFEEDQIDWIIDWDGNPPD from the coding sequence ATGAGCAAGCCATTCTGGGAAACCAAAAGCCTGACAGAGATGACCCCGCAGGAGTGGGAGTCGCTTTGCGATGGCTGCGCGAAATGCTGCCTCATCAAACTCGAGGACGAAGATAGCGGCGACGTCGCCTATACGAGGCTGCACTGCAAACTGCTCGATGCCGACCTCTGCCGCTGCGCAGACTATGAGAACCGTAAGGCCAAGGTGCCGGATTGCGTGATCCTGACGCCGAAATCGGTGTCAGAGCTGAGATGGATGCCGAAAAGCTGTGCCTATCGCCGCGTGCATGAGGGACGCGGACTGGAAGACTGGCATCATCTTGTCTGCGGTGATCGCCAGCGCATCCATGAGGTCGGCAAATCGATCATGGGCCAGACGGTGAGCGAAGAGACCGTCTTCGAGGAAGACCAGATTGACTGGATCATCGACTGGGACGGCAACCCGCCGGACTGA
- a CDS encoding TraB/GumN family protein, with translation MSRSFHFVSGLSALAFAALAACSPSGSDEAATSDEPAVVETGTGAEDTSPEGSAEYRSRDELMAEFDAALEQAQATKGDGSPAIWTMSDEDTTVHIFGTVHLMRPDLDWRTDEFTEKFNSADVLVLELDMVSEAGQQAVARDFLSRGFYGDGRTLSNELPDPVLTAFEEALSGLNLPVSAFDPMEPWMAAVNLSVLQLQSDGFDPNAGIEQILIADAEAAGKEFAFLETAADQAAIFDELPEDTQAAYLYETSITLGDTSRTLDQVVDEWRDGDVEGLGMLVANPDTGGGDGIYDALFVERNENWVPQIEGFLDDVEGTVFVAVGAGHLAGPDSVITLLRDKGYEIEGP, from the coding sequence ATGAGCCGCAGCTTCCATTTCGTTTCAGGCCTGAGTGCCCTTGCCTTTGCCGCGCTCGCAGCCTGTAGCCCGTCTGGCAGCGATGAGGCCGCCACGAGCGACGAGCCAGCCGTCGTCGAAACCGGCACGGGCGCCGAAGATACGAGCCCTGAAGGCTCGGCCGAATATCGCTCGCGCGATGAGCTTATGGCTGAGTTCGATGCGGCGCTGGAGCAGGCGCAGGCCACGAAGGGTGACGGCTCACCCGCGATCTGGACCATGTCCGACGAGGACACGACGGTCCATATCTTCGGCACCGTCCATCTGATGCGGCCGGACCTAGACTGGCGCACCGATGAGTTCACCGAAAAATTCAATTCGGCTGACGTTCTCGTCCTTGAACTGGATATGGTCAGCGAGGCAGGTCAGCAGGCCGTCGCCCGTGATTTCCTGTCTCGCGGTTTCTATGGGGATGGGCGCACGCTCAGCAACGAGCTGCCAGACCCGGTCCTCACCGCTTTTGAAGAGGCGTTGTCCGGCCTCAATCTGCCCGTCTCGGCTTTCGACCCGATGGAGCCATGGATGGCGGCTGTGAACCTCTCCGTTCTGCAGCTCCAGTCTGATGGGTTTGACCCGAATGCCGGCATTGAGCAGATCCTGATCGCCGATGCAGAAGCGGCCGGAAAGGAATTCGCCTTCCTTGAAACCGCCGCCGACCAGGCCGCGATTTTTGACGAACTGCCCGAAGATACGCAGGCCGCCTACCTCTATGAGACCTCCATCACGCTGGGCGATACCAGCCGCACCCTCGATCAGGTTGTCGATGAGTGGCGCGACGGCGATGTCGAAGGTCTGGGCATGCTCGTGGCGAACCCGGATACGGGCGGCGGCGACGGCATCTATGACGCCCTCTTCGTTGAGCGGAACGAGAACTGGGTGCCGCAGATCGAAGGCTTCCTCGATGATGTCGAAGGCACCGTCTTTGTTGCGGTTGGCGCAGGCCATCTTGCAGGGCCTGACAGCGTCATCACCCTGCTGCGCGACAAGGGCTATGAGATCGAGGGGCCATAA